From the Calditrichota bacterium genome, the window TTACCGGAACCGGAAACGCCTGTCACACAAATAAATTTCCCTAATGGAAATTTTGCATTTACTCCTGTCAGATTATTTCCCAGGGCACCTTTTACTTCAATTGCCTTTCCATTGCCCTTTCGCCGGTTGGCAGGTATTTCAATATTTTCAATTCCCGCCAAAAATTTCCCAGTAAGGCTTTTCGATGATTTTTTAATTTTATCCGCATTTCCGGTTGCCACAATCTCACCACCATGCCTTCCCGCACGAGGACCTAAATCGATAATATGGTCTGCCGTTTCCATGGTTTCTTTGTCATGCTCAACAACCAGCACAGTATTACCTAAATCACGCAAATGCTGTAAAGTATGGATCAATTTTTGATTATCTCGCTGATGCAAACCAATACTCGGTTCATCCAAAATGTATAAAACACCAACCAGCTGCGATCCAATCTGCGTAGCCAAACGAATGCGCTGGGCTTCTCCACCGGAAAGTGTTCCTGATGCCCGGCTTAAACTTAGATATTCCAGCCCGACATTATTTAAAAACTGCAGCCGTTGCCGAACTTCCTTTAAGATTTGATGAGCAATTTCTTCATCCTGGCCTGACAGTTTTATATTTTCAAAAAATCGTGTGTTTTCTTTAATGGAAAGTACGGTTAAGTCAGAAATACTTTTATCATCGATTGTAACCGCAAGGGCTTCCGGTCTTAGGCGAGCACCATTACATTCCTCACAGGGAATATTATTCATAAACCCTTCAATCCACCGCCGGATGTGCATTGAGGAGGTTTGTTTGTAACGCCGTTTTAAGTTGTTGACAACGCCCTCATATTGGCTTTCCCATTCCACGTAGGCATTTTTACGTTTATAAATAAATTTTATTTTCTCATCGCCCAGTCCGTAAAGCAGAATTTCCTTTGATTTTTCAGGCAGCTTTTTCCAAGGGGTTTGCAGTGAAAAGTTAAATTGTTTCCCCAGAGTTTCAACCATTTCATAATTCCAGCCCTCATTGCGTGGAGTTAAAACTTTTATGGCGCCTTCACTAATTGACAAATTTTCATCCGGAACAATCAACCGTGGATCAAGCTCGGTTAAAACACCAAGCCCATCGCATTTAGGGCAAGCGCCAAATGGGCTGTTAAAGGAAAACATTCTTGGTTGCGGTTCTTCATAAGATTTTTGCGTGGCCGGGTCAAAATAGTTTTCGCTGAATAGAACATCCTCCCCACTATCAGCTTTATTAATAAACAAAATTCTATCAGATTGCTTCAAGGCCAGTTCAACAGATTCTGTCAGCCTTTTTAACATGGAAGGTTCCACCACCAGCCTGTCTATCACAAGGTCAATATCATGTTTTTTCTTTTTATCAAGATCGATATCATCATCCAGTGAATATAGATTTCCATCTACGCGTACACGGACAAACCCATCACGGCGAAACTGGCTGAATAGTTCTTTGTATTCACCTTTTCGTGCACGGACAACCGGTGCAATAATCTGGATGCGTGTTCCCTTTTCCCACTCCAAAATGGAATCACATATTTGCTGAACAGTTTGCTTTTCCAGCAGCTTTCCAGTAACCGGTGAGTGAAGTTTTCCGATGCGCGCAAAAAGCAGCCTGTAATAATCGTAAATTTCTGTAACGGTGCCCACGGTAGAACGGGGGTTACGCGATGTTGATTTTTGCTCAATTGAAACGGCCGGTGAAAGGCCATCGATATAGTCCACATCAGGCTTTTCCATTAAACCCAAAAATTGCCTCGCATATGCAGATAATGATTCTACATAGCGCCGTTGTCCTTCCGCATAAATTGTATCGAATGCAAGGCTGGATTTACCTGACCCTGAAAGCCCGGTAATAACAACCAGTTTATTTCGTGGTATCGTTACATTGATGTTTTTTAAATTGTGTTCGCGCGCACCTTTTACAGTTATTACATTTTTTATTGCCATAAATTACTTTCGCCTGCTAATAAATGTGTCTAAGAAACTGATAAATTTCTGAATTATTGAATCAATGGAGTATTGGAGCGATAGAAAATTTGATAATACTTCAATCTTCAAAATACAATCTGTCAATCAACAAATATATAAGATTCTAATTTAATATCTATTCATTTTTGAGCCAAATTAGAAAAAAAAAATAAAACAAAAAAAGTTAAAAAATAATTAATGCTTTTTATCACAACTGCCGAGTAAAGCGCGCCTTATAATTTACTCCATCTAAAAATAAGAGGAAAAATACCTATTCTTAAAAATTGATTCTCTTATTAACACACCTGAAA encodes:
- the uvrA gene encoding excinuclease ABC subunit UvrA, which gives rise to MAIKNVITVKGAREHNLKNINVTIPRNKLVVITGLSGSGKSSLAFDTIYAEGQRRYVESLSAYARQFLGLMEKPDVDYIDGLSPAVSIEQKSTSRNPRSTVGTVTEIYDYYRLLFARIGKLHSPVTGKLLEKQTVQQICDSILEWEKGTRIQIIAPVVRARKGEYKELFSQFRRDGFVRVRVDGNLYSLDDDIDLDKKKKHDIDLVIDRLVVEPSMLKRLTESVELALKQSDRILFINKADSGEDVLFSENYFDPATQKSYEEPQPRMFSFNSPFGACPKCDGLGVLTELDPRLIVPDENLSISEGAIKVLTPRNEGWNYEMVETLGKQFNFSLQTPWKKLPEKSKEILLYGLGDEKIKFIYKRKNAYVEWESQYEGVVNNLKRRYKQTSSMHIRRWIEGFMNNIPCEECNGARLRPEALAVTIDDKSISDLTVLSIKENTRFFENIKLSGQDEEIAHQILKEVRQRLQFLNNVGLEYLSLSRASGTLSGGEAQRIRLATQIGSQLVGVLYILDEPSIGLHQRDNQKLIHTLQHLRDLGNTVLVVEHDKETMETADHIIDLGPRAGRHGGEIVATGNADKIKKSSKSLTGKFLAGIENIEIPANRRKGNGKAIEVKGALGNNLTGVNAKFPLGKFICVTGVSGSGKSSLVNETLYAALSRHFYGSKKNPLQHSKIIGLENVDKVIDLDQSPIGRTPRSNPATYTGLFGPIRDLFSQLAESKIRGYKPGRFSFNVKGGRCEACEGDGVKKIEMHFLPDVYVQCEDCKGRRYNRETLQIKYKSKTIADVLEMTVDQALEFMENIPPVKRRLKTLSEVGLGYIHLGQAATTLSGGEAQRVKLATELSKVGTGRTFYILDEPTTGLHFEDIRMLLGVLNSLVEKGNTVVVIEHNLDVIKTADWVIDIGPEGGDGGGKIVAKGTPEQVAKVEGSYTGQFLVEELSM